One region of Culex pipiens pallens isolate TS chromosome 2, TS_CPP_V2, whole genome shotgun sequence genomic DNA includes:
- the LOC120429936 gene encoding adult cuticle protein 1-like: MKCIAAVVMVVLAVAEGSLYANWASPLAYTLPHTTVVQDNSYARYVAAAPWGYAAAPVAYSGYSAYPYAASYPAAAAYVHQPAVAVVAQKEARYLAANRGAVHDAPLAGHAVSQQSLNLAPAPGTL, encoded by the exons ATGAAG tGCATCGCAGCTGTAGTCATGGTCGTCCTCGCCGTTGCTGAAGGATCCCTGTACGCCAACTGGGCTTCTCCGTTGGCCTACACCCTGCCACATACCACCGTGGTCCAGGACAACTCGTACGCCCGGTACGTTGCTGCTGCCCCGTGGGGATACGCTGCGGCCCCCGTGGCTTATTCGGGATATTCGGCTTATCCGTACGCTGCCAGCTACCCAGCCGCTGCCGCTTATGTTCACCAGCCAGCTGTGGCCGTCGTTGCCCAGAAGGAGGCTCGCTATCTGGCCGCCAACCGTGGAGCCGTCCATGATGCGCCCCTGGCCGGACATGCCGTGTCCCAGCAGTCGCTGAATCTGGCTCCGGCTCCGGGAACGCTGTAA
- the LOC120429934 gene encoding uncharacterized protein LOC120429934, producing MGIDSVLEVCYINESKWLLESQFICQRSIQPSFVFRVLTGILKTTIMKCIAAVVMVVLAVAEGSLYANWASPLAYTLPHTTVVQDNSYARYVAAAPWGYAAAPVAYSGYSAYPYAASYPAAAAYVHQPAVAVVAQKEARYLAANRGAVHDAPLAGHAVSQQSLNLAPAPGTL from the exons ATGGGGATCGATTCGGTACTCGAAGTTTGCTATATAAACGAGTCGAAGTGGCTCCTTGAATCACAGTTCATCTGCCAACGCAGCATACAACCATCCTTCGTCTTTCGAGTCCTTACAGGAATCCTTAAAACAACAATCATGAAG tGCATCGCAGCTGTAGTCATGGTCGTCCTCGCCGTTGCTGAAGGATCCCTGTACGCCAACTGGGCTTCTCCGTTGGCCTACACCCTGCCACATACCACCGTGGTCCAGGACAACTCGTACGCCCGGTACGTTGCCGCTGCCCCGTGGGGATACGCTGCGGCCCCCGTGGCTTATTCGGGTTATTCGGCTTATCCGTACGCCGCCAGCTACCCAGCCGCTGCCGCCTATGTCCACCAGCCAGCTGTGGCCGTCGTTGCCCAGAAGGAGGCTCGCTATCTGGCCGCCAACCGTGGAGCCGTCCATGATGCGCCCCTGGCCGGACATGCCGTGTCCCAGCAGTCCCTGAATCTGGCTCCGGCTCCGGGAACGCTGTAA
- the LOC120429931 gene encoding adult cuticle protein 1-like, giving the protein MKCIAAVVMVVLAVAEGSLYANWASPLAYTLPHTTVVQDNSYARYVAAAPWGYAAAPVAYSGYSAYPYAASYPAAAAYVHQPAVAVVAQKEARYLAANRGAVHDAPLAGHAVSQQSLNLAPAPGTL; this is encoded by the exons ATGAAG TGCATCGCAGCTGTAGTCATGGTCGTCCTCGCCGTTGCTGAAGGATCCCTGTACGCCAACTGGGCTTCTCCGTTGGCCTACACCCTGCCACATACCACCGTGGTCCAGGACAACTCGTACGCCCGGTACGTTGCTGCTGCCCCGTGGGGATACGCTGCGGCCCCCGTGGCTTATTCGGGATATTCGGCTTATCCGTACGCTGCCAGCTACCCAGCCGCTGCTGCCTATGTCCACCAGCCAGCTGTGGCCGTCGTTGCCCAGAAGGAGGCTCGCTATCTGGCCGCCAACCGTGGAGCCGTCCATGATGCGCCCCTGGCCGGACATGCCGTGTCCCAGCAGTCGCTGAATCTGGCTCCGGCTCCGGGAACGCTGTAA
- the LOC120429932 gene encoding adult cuticle protein 1-like — protein MKCIAAVVMVVLAVAEGSLYANWASPLAYTLPHTTVVQDNSYARYVAAAPWGYAAAPVAYSGYSAYPYAASYPVAAAYVHQPAVAVVAQKEARYLAANRGAVHDAPLAGHAVSQQSLNLAPAPGTL, from the exons ATGAAG TGCATCGCAGCTGTAGTCATGGTCGTCCTCGCCGTTGCTGAAGGATCCCTGTACGCCAACTGGGCTTCTCCGTTGGCCTACACCCTGCCACATACCACCGTGGTCCAGGACAACTCGTACGCCCGGTACGTTGCTGCTGCCCCGTGGGGATACGCTGCGGCCCCCGTGGCTTATTCGGGATATTCGGCTTATCCGTACGCTGCCAGCTACCCAGTCGCTGCCGCTTATGTCCACCAGCCAGCTGTGGCCGTCGTTGCCCAGAAGGAGGCTCGCTATCTGGCCGCCAACCGTGGAGCCGTCCATGATGCGCCCCTGGCCGGACATGCCGTGTCCCAGCAGTCGCTGAATCTGGCTCCGGCTCCGGGAACGCTGTAA
- the LOC120429909 gene encoding uncharacterized protein LOC120429909 — translation MKFIIAVLALALAVAVNGSYLPSVVSYSAAVPAVSSSVWPAYGGLYGKSAVLGGYAGYPGTYGSWPVYGKTWGYQAAPVVTKVVDNGAWNYGGYGYNKYWL, via the coding sequence ATGAAGTTCATCATCGCTGTTCTGGCTCTGGCTCTGGCCGTCGCAGTCAACGGATCCTACCTCCCAAGCGTGGTGTCCTACTCGGCAGCTGTTCCGGCCGTCTCCAGCTCGGTTTGGCCAGCCTACGGAGGTCTGTACGGAAAGTCCGCCGTGCTGGGAGGTTATGCCGGCTACCCGGGAACCTACGGAAGCTGGCCAGTGTACGGAAAGACATGGGGATACCAGGCGGCTCCGGTTGTGACCAAGGTCGTCGATAACGGCGCGTGGAACTATGGCGGTTATGGATACAACAAGTATTGGCTGTAA
- the LOC120429908 gene encoding uncharacterized protein LOC120429908, which translates to MKFIIAVLALALAVAVNGSYIPSVVSYSAAVPAVSSSVWPAYGGLYGKSAVLGGYAGYPGTYGSWPVYGKTWGYQAAPVVTKVVDNGAWNYGGYGYNKYWL; encoded by the coding sequence ATGAAGTTCATCATCGCAGTCCTGGCTCTGGCTTTGGCCGTCGCTGTCAACGGATCCTACATTCCAAGCGTGGTGTCCTACTCGGCAGCCGTTCCGGCCGTCTCCAGCTCGGTTTGGCCAGCCTACGGAGGTCTGTACGGAAAGTCCGCCGTGCTGGGAGGTTATGCTGGCTACCCGGGAACCTATGGAAGCTGGCCAGTGTACGGAAAGACCTGGGGATATCAGGCGGCGCCGGTTGTGACCAAGGTCGTCGATAACGGCGCGTGGAACTATGGCGGTTATGGATACAACAAGTACTGGCTTTAA
- the LOC120429907 gene encoding adult cuticle protein 1-like — MKSIAALLLLVIVAGSQAYILPYGLPAAVIQTNLGLPTAALDLGPYPYGPAALALAAGHPAAISIPAVHHHALAGPASYVAANRGSVHAAPLPGHLISQKSLNLAPAPGTL, encoded by the exons ATGAAG tccATCGCCGCCCTTCTACTGCTGGTCATCGTTGCCGGAAGCCAAGCGTACATCCTGCCATACGGCCTACCCGCTGCCGTGATCCAAACGAATCTGGGACTTCCGACTGCTGCCCTGGACCTCGGACCATACCCGTATGGCCCGGCAGCACTAGCCCTGGCCGCAGGTCATCCGGCAGCCATTTCGATTCCAGCAGTCCACCACCATGCCCTGGCTGGACCAGCGTCGTACGTGGCCGCCAACCGCGGTTCCGTGCATGCTGCTCCCCTTCCTGGACATCTGATATCGCAGAAATCGCTCAACCTAGCTCCAGCCCCTGGAACCCTGTAG
- the LOC128093101 gene encoding uncharacterized protein LOC128093101 produces MKIFIALFAVALAVVAAEPSYVTSVLPQAVPVPVSTSVWPPYGVYGKGLAQRYAPVAGYPGYSAGLYGGLPVYDNAWGYSAPVVGAYGNAKLIDNGLWNYGGYGYGHTNKYWL; encoded by the exons atgaag ATCTTCATCGCCCTTTTCGCCGTTGCTCTGGCCGTTGTCGCCGCTGAGCCATCGTACGTGACTTCGGTGCTTCCCCAAGCGGTTCCGGTTCCGGTGAGCACCTCGGTGTGGCCACCCTACGGAGTGTACGGAAAGGGACTGGCTCAGCGTTATGCGCCGGTGGCCGGCTATCCAGGCTATTCTGCTGGATTGTACGGAGGTCTGCCAGTCTACGATAACGCTTGGGGATACTCGGCACCGGTTGTGGGCGCTTACGGAAACGCCAAGCTGATTGACAATGGACTGTGGAACTACGGTGGATACGGCTATGGACACACCAACAAGTACTGGCTGTAA
- the LOC120429925 gene encoding shematrin-like protein 1 gives MKIFVALLFTTLAVASQASYLPSAWPYANGLNSWNNWNGHLGYPYASGLSAGWPAASVYGGLYGAHKTVVQANLGHNAYPYAGAWSGAGWPATSVYGGLYGGLYGGHKTVVQANLGLEAAYPWGQPWGTYGAGVYGAGWGHHGLAQTVVPVSKQIAATPGSVHVAPVPVGGEKVVVV, from the exons ATGAAG ATCTTCGTCGCACTCCTGTTCACGACTCTGGCCGTCGCATCGCAGGCATCCTATCTGCCATCGGCTTGGCCGTACGCCAATGGCTTGAACTCCTGGAACAACTGGAACGGACATCTCGGCTATCCCTATGCCAGCGGTCTGTCTGCAGGTTGGCCAGCGGCCTCTGTCTACGGAGGTCTGTACGGAGCACACAAGACCGTAGTCCAAGCCAACCTGGGCCATAACGCCTACCCATATGCTGGAGCCTGGTCCGGTGCCGGATGGCCAGCGACTTCCGTCTACGGTGGTCTGTATGGAGGACTGTACGGAGGACACAAGACCGTTGTGCAGGCCAACCTTGGACTCGAAGCCGCTTATCCGTGGGGACAGCCATGGGGAACCTACGGAGCCGGTGTGTATGGAGCTGGCTGGGGACATCACGGACTTGCCCAGACTGTTGTGCCGGTTTCGAAGCAGATTGCGGCCACTCCAGGATCGGTTCATGTTGCCCCAGTCCCAGTTGGTGGCGAGAAGGTCGTTGTGGTTTAA
- the LOC120429926 gene encoding adult cuticle protein 1-like translates to MKCIAAVVMVAFVAVAESSLLPLVYGGAAYTLPHTTVVQSNSAPKLAYAAAPYAAGLHYYPYAAGLPYYAYGAPLAYAAPAPTLLLQKEARYLAANRGAIHEALLPGHEISQQQLNLEPAAGTV, encoded by the exons ATGAAG tgcatcgCAGCTGTAGTCATGGTGGCTTTCGTCGCTGTCGCCGAGTCCAGCCTGTTGCCGTTGGTGTACGGTGGAGCGGCCTACACCCTGCCCCACACCACCGTGGTCCAGAGCAATTCGGCCCCGAAGTTGGCCTACGCCGCAGCCCCGTACGCGGCCGGACTTCATTACTATCCGTACGCCGCTGGTCTGCCGTACTACGCCTATGGTGCCCCCCTGGCGTACGCTGCCCCAGCGCCGACTCTGTTGCTCCAGAAGGAAGCGCGCTACCTGGCGGCCAACCGCGGTGCCATCCACGAGGCCCTCCTGCCGGGACACGAGATCTCCCAGCAGCAGCTTAATCTGGAACCGGCTGCGGGAACCGTTTAA